A stretch of the Panicum virgatum strain AP13 chromosome 9N, P.virgatum_v5, whole genome shotgun sequence genome encodes the following:
- the LOC120690226 gene encoding guanylate-binding protein 4-like isoform X2: MGRGRRAPGIRALALVLLAVAAAAGVAAGDPDPDELERAFPIVEPDHGHTKLRLSEQGLDAIRRIENPIAIVGVIGPYRSGKSFLLNQLLSLSCDKGFGVGHMRDTKTKGIWIWGTPVEMDVDGSKVSVLYLDTEGFESVGKSNVYDDRIFALATVLSSVLIYNLPETVREADISRLSFAVEIAEEFYGRVKGQDVAFEPAKLLWLIQRDFLQGKSVQQMVNEALQRVPNDNGDKYIDEVNQIRDSLAVMGDNSTAFSLPQPHLQRTKLCDMEDKELEPLYVKRREQLKQLVASIIKPKIVQGKTLNGKDFVSFLQQILEALNKGEIPSTGSLVEIFNKAILERCLKVYRDKMDGLGLPVPVEKLQQVHEMANEEARIIFDKQHFGKHHAAQSVLKLEDEIKKVCTL; this comes from the exons atggggcgggggcggcgggcccCGGGGATCCGCGCGCTGGCGCTGGTGCTGCTCGCGGTTGCGGCAGCCGCGGGAGTCGCCGCGGGGGATCCCGATCCCGACGAGCTCGAGCGCGC GTTTCCAATAGTGGAGCCAGACCATGGACACACTAAACTTCGTCTCTCAGAACAAGGTCTAGATGCAATTCGCAGGATTGAAAATCCTATTGCCATTGTTGGT GTCATTGGTCCCTACCGATCTGGAAAATCTTTTCTCCTCAACCAGCTTCTCTCCTTATCATGTGATAAAG GTTTTGGAGTTGGTCATATGCGTGATACTAAAACTAAAG GTATTTGGATTTGGGGTACTCCTGTTGAGATGGATGTTGATGGTTCCAAAGTTTCTGTCCTTTATCTAGACACAGAAGGATTTGAAAGTGTTGGGAAATCAAATGTATATGATGACAG GATATTTGCTTTGGCAACTGTCTTAAGTTCGGTGCTTATCTACAATCTTCCTGAGACG GTGCGTGAAGCTGATATATCTAGGCTTTCATTTGCTGTTGAAATTGCTGAAGAATTCTATGGAAG AGTGAAG GGACAAGATGTGGCTTTTGAGCCTGCAAAGCTTCTCTGGCTTATCCAGAGAGATTTCCTCC AAGGAAAATCTGTACAGCAAATGGTTAATGAAGCCCTCCAACGGGTGCCTAATGATAATG GGGACAAATATATCGATGAG GTCAATCAAATCAGAGATTCTTTGGCAGTTATGGGTGACAACAGCACCGCTTTTAGCTTGCCTCAG CCTCATCTGCAAAGAACAAAATTATGTGACATGGAGGACAAAGAGCTTGAACCGTTATATGTGAAACGTCGGGAACAATTAAAGCAGCTGGTTGCATCCATCATAAAACCAAAAATTGTGCAGGGGAAAACTCTGAACGGAAAGGACTTTGTGTCTTTCCTGCAGCAG ATTCTTGAGGCTTTGAATAAAGGTGAAATTCCATCAACAGGATCCCTTGTTGAAATTTTTAATAAAGCCATTCTTGAGCGCTGTCTGAAGGTGTATAGGGACAAAATGGATGGCTTAGGCCTACCGGTACCTGTAGAAAAACTGCAGCAAGTTCATGAGATGGCAAATGAAGAAGCCAGAATTATCTTTGATAAGCAGCACTTTGGTAAACATCATGCGGCTCAGTCGGTCCTCAAGCTTGAAGATGAGATTAAAAAG